AGCAATTGAAAAAAACATCCCTGTACTGACGGAAGTGGAGCTTGCTTACCTGATCTCTGAGGCAGAAATGATCGGGATCACAGGTACCAATGGGAAAACCACTACAACCACCCTTTTGTTTGACATGCTGAAAGAAGATGAGAAGCATCCGCTCATCGCCGGAAATATCGGGACTGTCGCTTCTGAAGTTGCACAGCATGCGAAAGCGCATGAAAAGATGGTTGTAGAGCTTTCTTCATTCCAGCTCATGGGAATCGAAGAGTTTGCACCCCATATTGCCATCATTACAAACTTATATGATGCCCATCTTGATTACCATGGTGAAATCAATGAATATTGGAAAGCAAAAGCCAATATCACGAGGAATCAGACCGAAAAGGATTACTTGATCATCAATGGCGACCAGGAACATGTCTATGAAACCGTAAAATTCACAAAAGCCCAAGTGATTCCATTTTCCACGAAGGGAGAAGTGGAAGGCGGCGTTTATATAAAAGACGGAGCCATCTTCTTCAGGGAAGAGCGGATTGTTTCATTAGATTCCATCGTATTACCAGGCGCACATAATCTAGAAAATATCCTGTGTGCGATCGCTGCAAGCAAAATTTACGGCGTGTCCAATCAAAGCATAGAGAAGGTGCTGGGTACGTTCGCAGGGGTGAAGCACCGTACTCAATTCGTCCGAGAAGTGGATGGCATCAAATTTTATAATGATTCCAAAGCGACGAACATACTTGCCACGAAAAGTGCACTGAATGCATTTGAGTCGCCTACCATCCTGCTCGCAGGGGGATTGGACCGGGGGAATGAGTTTGATGAGCTCCTTCCTTATTTAGAAAATGTGAAAGTGTTGATCACCTTTGGGGAAACGGCCGGGAAGTTCGTGAAAACAGGAGAGAAGGCAGGGATACAAACGATCATTCCTGTCGATAATGTGGAAAAAGCTGTTCCGGTTGCTTTCGGACATGCGGACAAAGGGGATGTTGTATTATTGTCTCCTGCATGTGCGAGTTGGGATCAATATCGAACTTTTGAAGAACGCGGTGACATTTTTATTGACGCAGTGCATAAGCTTTAATAAGGGCTTGTCCATAAAGAGCATCCAACCTTTTCAACCAGTCATTCCATCCAACATCAGTCATTGACTTTGCTCGAACGGCTCTAAATTTGTCTATTCGAGGTGTTTAAGATTGCCCTTAAAAAAATCGACCCCCGATTTTATACTCATTGTGGTAACACTGACTTTACTTGCGATTGGATTGATCATGGTATACAGTGCAAGCGCCGTTTGGGCGGATTACAAATTTGATGATTCCTTTTTCTTTGCGAAAAGGCAGGTGCTCTTTGCCGGTGTGGGACTGTTTGCCATGTTCTTCATCATGAATGTCGAGTATTGGACGTGGAGGAACTGGGCAAAGATCATCATCATCATTTGTTTCGTCTTACTTGTGCTCGTTTTGATTCCGGGTATAGGGGTGTTGCGGAATGGTTCAAGAAGCTGGATCGGGGTCGGAGCGTTCTCGATCCAGCCTTCAGAATTTATGAAACTGGCCATGATCGCATTCCTTTCTAAATACCTTTCTGAAAACCAAAAGTACATCACTTCCTTTAGGAAAGGGGTACTGCCGGCCCTCCTGCTCGTGTTTACGGCATTTGGGATGATCATGCTGCAGCCGGACCTCGGTACGGGGACGGTGATGGTCGGGACGTCAGTTGTCATGATCTTTATTTCAGGAGCAAGGATCAAACATTTTGTCGGACTTGGGATGATCGGTGTGCTTGGATTTGTCGGCCTCGTTATTTCCGCACCATACCGGATTAAGCGGATCACTTCTTTTCTTGACCCGTGGGAGGATCCGCTGAATAGCGGCTTTCAAATCATTCAGTCACTTTATGCCATCGGTCCAGGGGGATTATTCGGACTGGGTCTCGGACAGAGCAGACAGAAATTCTTTTATCTGCCCGAACCGCAGAACGATTTCATCTTTGCGATCCTGGCCGAAGAACTGGGCTTTATAGGCGGGACACTCGTGTTGCTTCTGTTTTCCTTGATCTTGTGGAGGGGGATCAGAATCGCACTGGGGGCACCGGACTTGTTTGGGACGTTCCTTGCCCTTGGCATCGTTACGATGATTGCGATTCAGGTGATGATCAATGTAGGGGTCGTGACCGGCCTCATGCCTGTTACCGGAATCACCCTTCCATTTCTCAGCTACGGGGGATCATCACTCACCTTGATGTTGATGGCTGTCGGCGTGTTGCTGAATATCAGCCGTTATACAAGGAACTAGCGCTATAAAAACAAATACATGGAATTCCGGACGGATTCAGCATGATTAGCTGAATCCGTCCGTTTTTTTGTGAAAAGACCATTCCTTTTCAGGAGGAGGGCAGGGAAATGTCTCCTTCACACTCGGCAAGGGGAAGATTTATACAGCTTTTGTCTAATTTAACTCTCTTATATCACCTTTTCAGGAACTTGAATGAGCATCGTGCGTGGGGGGAATGAAATGAAGGCGGCGTGCAGGTTGATGAGTCTATCAGGGGAATTCCGGAGAGGCTGTTGAAATCACTGATTTTATCGAAATAATAATAGGATAAAGGAGGATGGGATGTTACAATATATTACATATACGTAATACATGATAATCAGGCCTTTTCAAAAATAAGGAGAGTTTGTTACTGTTGTTAACCAAAACTTTTACAATTCAATGACATGCATTCCTTATGCCTGCATTGTTGTTTAAAATAGAGTCTTACAGTGAATTACATAGGATGGACACCTTTAAGAAGGCTGTACATAACGTAAAAGTGGTATGAATAATCCATCTTAAGCAATTTCCTTACCTTTACGTAACCGGGAATCCCTGCAACTCTATTTATTAAAGATTGATTGAAAAGTGGTGTATGGCAATAAATTACGTTCTGTTTCTCTTTCAACATCCATAATCTTCGTATAAAATAGAAGGTATCCCAATGTAAAGAGTACTTTCATTATAAGACGTGGGCAAGATCGCACGCCTTGATGAATTCAAAGTGAAATTGAGGAGA
The nucleotide sequence above comes from Bacillus sp. KH172YL63. Encoded proteins:
- the murD gene encoding UDP-N-acetylmuramoyl-L-alanine--D-glutamate ligase, with the translated sequence MKNITKFKHKKVLVLGLAKSGVSAASLLHKLDAFVTVNDQKPLSENPEAQGLLQEGIKVICGSHPIELLDEGFQYVVKNPGIPYHNPLIKKAIEKNIPVLTEVELAYLISEAEMIGITGTNGKTTTTTLLFDMLKEDEKHPLIAGNIGTVASEVAQHAKAHEKMVVELSSFQLMGIEEFAPHIAIITNLYDAHLDYHGEINEYWKAKANITRNQTEKDYLIINGDQEHVYETVKFTKAQVIPFSTKGEVEGGVYIKDGAIFFREERIVSLDSIVLPGAHNLENILCAIAASKIYGVSNQSIEKVLGTFAGVKHRTQFVREVDGIKFYNDSKATNILATKSALNAFESPTILLAGGLDRGNEFDELLPYLENVKVLITFGETAGKFVKTGEKAGIQTIIPVDNVEKAVPVAFGHADKGDVVLLSPACASWDQYRTFEERGDIFIDAVHKL
- the spoVE gene encoding stage V sporulation protein E yields the protein MPLKKSTPDFILIVVTLTLLAIGLIMVYSASAVWADYKFDDSFFFAKRQVLFAGVGLFAMFFIMNVEYWTWRNWAKIIIIICFVLLVLVLIPGIGVLRNGSRSWIGVGAFSIQPSEFMKLAMIAFLSKYLSENQKYITSFRKGVLPALLLVFTAFGMIMLQPDLGTGTVMVGTSVVMIFISGARIKHFVGLGMIGVLGFVGLVISAPYRIKRITSFLDPWEDPLNSGFQIIQSLYAIGPGGLFGLGLGQSRQKFFYLPEPQNDFIFAILAEELGFIGGTLVLLLFSLILWRGIRIALGAPDLFGTFLALGIVTMIAIQVMINVGVVTGLMPVTGITLPFLSYGGSSLTLMLMAVGVLLNISRYTRN